Proteins found in one Toxotes jaculatrix isolate fToxJac2 chromosome 18, fToxJac2.pri, whole genome shotgun sequence genomic segment:
- the kank2 gene encoding KN motif and ankyrin repeat domain-containing protein 2, producing the protein MAQVLHMDPGFPGKLNPPAPPSLHGKEQEAPYSVETPYGYRLDLDFLKYVNDIEKGNTIKKVPIQRRPRYGSLPRGYGYAGSWWTSTESLCSNASMDSRHSSFSYCAPGYHTSQRPSFSTARVEKTLLDARRKLEEEKEGRRFSNLSSMHSSVAGSNTSISSAHSFNRAQGGGGSFTPLSSGLSTPVTPTPAHLQHVREQMAAALRKIRELEEQVKTIPVLQVKISVLQEEKRQLSVQLKSQKFLGHTLGFNRGRSRGELYIDIPEEEQSTGAKSSNKSAEPLSPTTPEVSKQDSGCEIEDTVIVGGARPDAKREVRTIGVGPEDSKRSREVGVGVREEDLGLLPETEALRSQVGQLEGKLKRTMQELQAAQQQVAAVQKTPQAEHPVMATSMGWQEPQGCSLHTLVSFTQQPQQREQRTVGIQVYTLEQPTVVEVGTLLRAETCSSPSLQPAGGVLEGHHRGQAEDAPVELPIAVSSKQVRDVLKSELSTSVPVANLAIAVGTSKEGETHLHTNTETIQSQDGPKTATSPQSLRSIMKRKAEGEPGSPSTKKNLQFIGVNGGYESTSSDDSSSESSDEGSDSSEYHEAREKLPEPTVQHQQATGTKVSQPQESNSVPQQTAANIPAVIPETRQSPNQSSTVDTKLPDKVPQSPATDTVVQKCASQPPASDPSPTPLCPASDSAPQETVNQSLEKHTVTWEITSTSSSSDPTPEQSSVKSSVTCSSSQCVTKTTEVTKQQYTVQSETTIRSSQLESKPATESNKNDTASASAKQVRLELSDNLMSALYALQKALGEPNAFSQHGARAAYTTVLQEWLRVSCHKAADTAVVKAYMDTFASISPQLLEFVINMADGNGNTALHYTVSHSNFPVVKLLLDTGLCNADKQNKAGYTAIMLTALAAFHSDSDLQTVLQLLRTGDVNAKASQAGQTALMLAVSHGRGDMVRALLSCGAQVNIRDDDGSTALMCACEHGHVDIVRQLLSVPGCDATLTDNDGSTALSIALEASQNDIAVLLYAHLNFAKPPSPVSPKSPLLGSSPPSGETK; encoded by the exons ATGGCTCAGGTGCTGCATATGGACCCCGGCTTCCCAG GGAAACTCAACCCGCCTGCTCCCCCTTCCCTGCACGGCAAAGAACAGGAGGCGCCCTACTCAGTGGAGACCCCCTATGGCTACCGTCTGGACCTAGACTTCCTCAAATATGTTAACGACATAGAGAAGGGAAATACTATCAAGAAGGTGCCTATCCAACGCCGGCCACGCTATGGCTCCCTGCCCCGTGGCTATGGCTACGCCGGCTCCTGGTGGACATCCACAGAGTCTCTGTGCTCCAATGCCAGCATGGACAGCCGGCACTCGTCCTTCTCCTACTGTGCCCCGGGCTACCACACATCACAGAGACCCAGCTTCAGCACTGCCAGAGTGGAGAAGACCCTGCTGGATGCACGCAGGAAGctggaagaggagaaagaggggcgTAGGTTCTCCAACCTGAGCAGCATGCACAGCAGTGTGGCAGGCTCTAACACCTCCATCAGCAGTGCACACAGCTTCAACCGAGCCCAGGGTGGAGGCGGATCCTTTACCCCCCTAAGCTCTGGCCTCTCCACTCCAGTGACCCCAACCCCAGCCCACCTGCAGCACGTTAGGGAGCAGATGGCGGCAGCCCTCAGGAAGATaagggagctggaggagcaggtgaAGACCATCCCTGTGCTCCAGGTGAAAatctctgtgctgcaggaggagaaaaggcagCTCAGCGTCCAGCTGAAGAGCCAGAAGTTCCTGGGCCACACTCTGGGTTTCAATCGAGGTCGTTCCCGAGGGGAGCTCTACATCGACATCCCTGAAGAAGAACAGAGCACTGGAGCTAAGAGCAGTAACAAGTCAGCAGAGCCGCTGTCTCCCACCACACCTGAGGTCTCCAAACAAGACTCAGGGTGTGAAATTGAGGACACGGTAATTGTGGGTGGAGCCCGACCGGATGCAAAGCGGGAAGTGCGCACCATCGGAGTGGGACCGGAGGACTCCAAGCGCAGTCGCGAGGTGGGAGTTGGGGTTCGGGAGGAGGACCTTGGGCTGCTGCCAGAGACAGAGGCTCTTAGGAGTCAAGTGGGTCAGCTTGAGGGCAAGCTAAAGAGGACAATGCAGGAGCTGCAGGCTGCACAGCAGCAGGTAGCAGCAGTCCAGAAAACTCCTCAGGCAGAACATCCAGTCATGGCTACCAGCATGGGCTGGCAGGAGCCACAAGGCTGCAGCCTGCACACTCTGGTCAGCTTCACACAGCAGCCCCAACAGAGGGAACAGAGAACTGTGGGAATCCAGGTGTACACACTGGAGCAGCCTACTGTGGTGGAGGTGGGCACACTGCTCCGAGCAGAGACCTGCAGCTCCCCCTCCCTTCAGCCAGCTGGTGGAGTCCTGGAGGGCCACCACAGAGGACAAGCTGAAG atGCTCCGGTTGAGCTGCCGATTGCAGTCAGCTCCAAGCAGGTGCGCGATGTCCTAAAGAGCGAGTTGTCCACCTCGGTACCTGTAGCTAATCTTGCCATCGCTGTAGGCACATCTAAAGAAGGAGAGACACACCTGCATACAAACACGGAGACCATCCAGTCGCAAGATGGTCCTAAGACAG CCACATCTCCTCAGTCTCTGAGGTCCATTATGAAGCGGAAGGCAGAAGGTGAACCAGGCTCTCCCTCCACTAAGAAAAACCTACAGttcattggagtcaatggagg TTATGAATCCACGTCGTCAGACGACAGCAGCAGCGAGAGTTCAGACGAGGGGAGTGACTCCAGTGAGTATCACGAAGCAAGAGAAAAACTACCAGAACCTACAGTCCAGCACCAGCAAGCAACCGGCACCAAGGTTTCTCAGCCACAAGAAAGCAACAGCGTACCTCAGCAGACTGCTGCAAATATACCAGCCGTCATTCCAGAAACACGGCAGAGTCCCAACCAGTCTTCAACTGTAGACACAAAACTGCCGGACAAAGTCCCCCAGTCACCAGCAACGGATACTGTTGTGCAGAAATGTGCCTCACAGCCACCAGCCTCAGACCCCTCCCCGACTCCTTTGTGTCCAGCAAGCGACTCTGCCCCTCAAGAGACTGTTAACCAGTCATTAGAAAAGCACACAGTCACATGGGAGATCACCTCCACATCATCAAGCTCTGATCCCACTCCAGAGCAAAGCTCCGTAAAGTCCTCAGTTACCTGTTCATCATCACAGTGTGTCACTAAAACCACCGAGGTCACCAAGCAACAATACACCGTCCAGTCGGAAACGACCATCCGCTCAAGCCAGTTGGAGTCAAAGCCAGCAACTGAAAGCAACAAAAACGACACTGCCTCAGCATCAGCCAAACAAGTCAG ACTGGAGCTGAGTGACAACCTGATGTCAGCTCTCTATGCCCTGCAGAAAGCCCTGGGAGAACCCAACGCCTTTAGCCAACACGGAGCA AGGGCAGCCTACACCACCGTGCTGCAGGAGTGGCTGCGTGTGTCCTGTCACAAAGCTGCGGACACAGCTGTTGTCAAGGCCTACATGGACACCTTCGCCTCAATCTCCCCTCAGCTGCTGGAGTTTGTGATCAACATGGCAGACGGCAACGGGAATACAGCGCTTCACTACACCGTCTCCCACTCCAATTTCCCCGTGGTGAAACTGTTGCTGGACACTG GCCTGTGTAATGCTGACAAGCAGAACAAGGCGGGCTACACAGCCATCATGCTGACGGCCCTGGCTGCCTTCCACTCCGACAGTGACCTTCAAACTGTCCTACAGCTGCTGCGCACAGGGGACGTGAATGCCAAGGCCAGCCAG GCTGGTCAGACGGCGCTGATGCTAGCGGTTAGCCACGGTCGGGGGGATATGGTGCGGGCGCTGCTGTCTTGTGGGGCACAGGTCAACATCCGCGATGATGATGGCTCCACAGCGCTCATGTGTGCCTGCGAACACGGTCATGTGGACATTGTGCGTCAGCTACTGTCAGTGCCGGGCTGTGATGCCACTCTCACCGATAAT GACGGCAGCACTGCGCTGTCCATTGCCCTGGAGGCCAGTCAGAATGATATTGCAGTGCTTCTTTACGCTCACCTCAACTTTGCAAAGCCTCCTTCCCCT GTGTCACCTAAGTCTCCTCTCTTGggttcctctcctccttccggTGAAACAAAATAA